A stretch of the Archangium violaceum genome encodes the following:
- a CDS encoding sensor histidine kinase has protein sequence MRLVQRLLISHALLTAVLLGAAAFAVVALVRMTSLLTEIREEHLGKVQEEEAVHQAAWGIEVAARHAILACERDPTVGPRVASSMLAPLHQLETLLAEHGESIQPSIRSTADHYRTYARYVIEENTCARLFDPVMREKRLSWDESLTDAWIAIVHSLHEVVLEREAEAYAIGATAIGVGLVFGALAVLAAWGVARWMARGVTRPLELLSTQAQQVGQGNFNPIAPVGGPLEVQELASELERTRARLAEIDQLKDAFVASVSHDLRTPLTRLRTALGLMADGTTGPLNEQQRRVVELARSACEREIRLVSALLDMSRVKSGKALRREAGCLLDDVLLRAMEDMRSEADAAGVELELKTEGALSPALLDGALIERAVANLLGNAIRVSSRGQKVRMVRTVTQEGPPGHDASGSSWARVVVRDEGPGVRPEERDRLFERFFTSPVGNNASTPGIGLGLPLAREMMRMHGGEVALLDEPGPGAAFAVWIPLDRPVSSRYSSDATPSLSPSDRSPA, from the coding sequence ATGCGCCTCGTTCAGCGTCTGCTCATCTCCCACGCCCTGCTCACCGCCGTCCTTCTTGGTGCCGCCGCGTTCGCCGTGGTGGCCCTGGTTCGTATGACGAGCCTCCTCACGGAGATCCGCGAGGAACATCTGGGGAAGGTTCAGGAAGAGGAGGCCGTTCATCAGGCCGCCTGGGGCATCGAGGTCGCCGCTCGGCACGCCATCCTGGCCTGTGAGCGCGACCCGACCGTGGGGCCACGGGTGGCGAGCTCCATGCTGGCGCCATTGCATCAGCTGGAGACGCTGCTGGCCGAGCACGGAGAGTCCATCCAGCCGAGCATCCGGAGCACGGCGGATCACTACCGCACGTACGCCCGGTACGTCATCGAGGAGAACACCTGCGCCCGCCTGTTCGATCCCGTGATGCGTGAGAAGCGGCTCTCCTGGGACGAGAGCCTCACGGATGCGTGGATCGCCATCGTGCACTCCCTTCACGAGGTGGTCCTCGAGCGGGAAGCCGAGGCCTATGCCATTGGCGCCACCGCGATTGGCGTGGGGCTGGTGTTCGGCGCCCTGGCGGTGCTGGCCGCCTGGGGCGTGGCGCGTTGGATGGCGCGAGGGGTGACCCGTCCCCTGGAGTTGCTCTCCACGCAGGCCCAGCAGGTGGGACAGGGGAACTTCAACCCCATCGCCCCGGTGGGAGGGCCGCTCGAGGTGCAGGAGCTGGCCTCCGAGCTGGAGCGGACGCGCGCGCGCCTGGCGGAGATCGATCAGCTCAAGGACGCCTTCGTGGCCTCCGTGTCGCACGATCTCCGGACGCCGCTCACGCGGCTGCGGACCGCGCTCGGGCTGATGGCGGATGGCACCACCGGTCCACTCAATGAGCAGCAGCGGCGGGTGGTGGAGCTGGCCCGCAGTGCCTGCGAGCGGGAGATCCGCCTGGTGTCCGCGTTGCTCGACATGTCGCGCGTGAAGTCTGGAAAGGCCCTGCGGCGCGAGGCGGGCTGCCTGCTGGATGACGTGCTCCTCCGCGCGATGGAGGACATGCGGAGTGAGGCCGATGCGGCCGGGGTCGAGCTGGAGTTGAAGACCGAGGGGGCGTTGTCTCCCGCGTTGCTCGACGGCGCCCTCATCGAGCGCGCGGTGGCCAACCTCCTGGGCAACGCCATCCGCGTCTCCTCGCGGGGGCAGAAGGTTCGGATGGTGCGCACCGTCACCCAGGAGGGACCTCCGGGACACGACGCATCCGGCTCCTCCTGGGCCCGGGTGGTGGTTCGCGACGAGGGGCCGGGAGTCCGGCCCGAGGAGCGCGACCGGCTCTTCGAGCGCTTCTTCACCTCGCCCGTGGGCAACAACGCCTCCACGCCCGGGATTGGCCTGGGCCTGCCGTTGGCGCGCGAGATGATGCGCATGCATGGAGGCGAGGTGGCGCTCCTCGACGAGCCTGGCCCGGGAGCGGCCTTCGCCGTCTGGATCCCGCTCGATCGCCCCGTCTCGTCCCGCTACTCTTCCGATGCGACGCCGTCTCTGTCGCCCTCCGACCGGAGCCCCGCATGA
- a CDS encoding lantibiotic dehydratase has protein sequence MTTAPKPNSTPPPMPHHLRSLGYGWSVWKDFLLRGAGFPVKYILQLGSPELARSVDRMLELERELREAIATADRLCEQQQHQLHGPRWKLLTRVRKALRTGHYAKLAEWDGPGAEELERVRRAAEVLEAHRLQTGQALEWENLRLGTELRHLSRQERFGEAVLWQNRTAYHTGVRHLLETPVGDRSSSARSKERFVANYAQRYCTKNDSIGFFGPTAWGEFLEEGAPLTCRPGPDLLGARRTFLEYWAVDALCAVLSALPDMRPWMAPRRMPLVRLEGSTLYTPLGTDELEPLEARVFAACDGERTAASIARSLLEEPPPGPRTEQDVYEVLEGLASRRLIFWALEVPTSGRSTFTGILRAQLERIEDAPLREHALSMLGELEAARESVARAAGDVGALDVALGQVEETFSRLTGAASSRKGGQLYAGRTLIYEDCRRDMEISVGPQLRERLGPTLALLLQGSRWVTYHMSLAYADVFMRLYEEARSEAGSDTVEMTHYWVRMAEQIPKAGGSFPETVQAVLTEFQRRWSALFGLPSDARRIELSSQALLPRIAETFGAPGPGWPTARQHSPDIMIAARSVEDIARNDYRFVIGELHMGMNTIDQELFSDDHDQPSLLGEWMGHDLQRGRVTPTIPKAIASSRASYGLTWHPEDACVEFEEARSFRSRYRTFAIADLVIQRLDGRLQVRTRDGRERWDLIAFLDALLSSPRISMLPAASHTPRITVDGVVVWRESWQFTPEDMAFAHRESALERFAGARELALAHGLPRFMFVKASAEKKPCYLDLCSPLYVENLAHLVRRSTSITLSEMIPAPDECWLSDARGDTYTCELRIVAVDPEPWSPRRVPESQTPTARPE, from the coding sequence ATGACCACTGCTCCAAAGCCGAATTCCACTCCTCCGCCAATGCCTCACCACCTGCGCTCCCTGGGATACGGCTGGTCGGTGTGGAAGGACTTCCTGCTGCGCGGCGCGGGCTTTCCCGTGAAATACATCCTCCAACTGGGGAGCCCCGAGCTCGCCAGGAGCGTCGACCGGATGCTCGAACTCGAGCGGGAATTGCGTGAGGCGATCGCCACCGCGGACCGGCTCTGTGAGCAGCAGCAACACCAGCTCCATGGCCCCCGGTGGAAGTTGCTCACCCGGGTGCGCAAGGCATTGAGGACGGGCCACTACGCGAAGCTGGCGGAGTGGGACGGACCCGGAGCGGAGGAATTGGAGCGGGTGCGCCGGGCGGCGGAGGTGCTCGAGGCCCACCGGCTCCAGACGGGTCAGGCCCTGGAGTGGGAAAACCTGCGGCTGGGCACGGAGCTGCGACACTTGTCCCGGCAGGAGCGCTTTGGGGAGGCGGTGCTCTGGCAGAACCGCACCGCCTATCACACGGGCGTGAGGCACCTGCTGGAGACCCCCGTGGGCGATCGGAGCAGCTCCGCTCGCTCCAAGGAGCGCTTCGTCGCCAACTACGCCCAGCGCTACTGCACCAAGAACGACTCCATCGGATTCTTCGGGCCCACGGCCTGGGGGGAATTCCTGGAGGAGGGGGCGCCGCTCACCTGCCGTCCCGGACCCGACCTCCTCGGCGCCAGGCGGACCTTCCTGGAGTATTGGGCCGTGGACGCGCTGTGCGCCGTGCTCTCCGCCCTGCCCGACATGCGGCCCTGGATGGCGCCCCGGCGCATGCCCCTCGTCCGGCTCGAGGGCTCGACCCTGTACACCCCACTGGGCACCGATGAGCTGGAGCCCCTCGAGGCCCGGGTGTTCGCGGCGTGTGACGGAGAGCGGACCGCAGCGTCCATTGCTCGCAGCCTGCTCGAGGAGCCCCCGCCCGGCCCGCGCACCGAGCAGGACGTCTACGAGGTGCTCGAGGGGCTCGCCTCCCGGAGGCTCATCTTCTGGGCGCTGGAGGTACCCACGTCGGGCCGGAGCACCTTCACGGGCATCCTGCGCGCGCAACTCGAGCGCATCGAGGACGCGCCCCTGCGTGAGCACGCGCTGTCCATGCTGGGCGAGTTGGAAGCCGCCCGCGAGTCCGTGGCCCGCGCGGCCGGCGACGTCGGAGCCCTGGACGTAGCCCTGGGGCAGGTGGAGGAGACGTTCTCCCGTCTCACCGGCGCCGCCTCCTCCCGCAAGGGGGGCCAGCTCTACGCGGGGCGCACCCTCATCTACGAGGACTGCCGCCGGGACATGGAGATCTCCGTGGGCCCGCAGCTGCGCGAGCGGCTGGGCCCCACGCTCGCCCTGCTGCTCCAGGGCAGCCGCTGGGTGACGTACCACATGAGCCTCGCATACGCGGACGTGTTCATGCGGCTCTACGAGGAGGCCCGGAGCGAGGCGGGCTCGGACACGGTGGAGATGACCCACTACTGGGTGCGCATGGCCGAGCAGATCCCCAAAGCCGGCGGCAGCTTCCCGGAAACGGTGCAGGCCGTGCTCACCGAGTTCCAGCGTCGCTGGTCGGCACTGTTCGGACTTCCCTCGGACGCCCGGCGGATCGAGCTGTCCAGCCAGGCGCTCCTGCCACGCATCGCCGAGACCTTCGGCGCCCCCGGGCCCGGCTGGCCCACGGCCCGCCAGCACTCACCGGACATCATGATCGCCGCGAGGAGCGTCGAGGACATCGCGCGGAACGACTACCGGTTCGTCATCGGCGAGCTCCACATGGGGATGAACACGATCGACCAGGAGCTCTTCTCCGATGACCACGACCAGCCCTCCCTGCTCGGCGAGTGGATGGGCCACGACCTCCAGCGGGGGCGCGTCACGCCCACCATTCCGAAGGCCATCGCCTCCAGCCGCGCCTCCTATGGCCTCACCTGGCACCCGGAGGACGCCTGCGTCGAGTTCGAGGAGGCCCGCTCCTTCCGTTCCCGGTACCGGACGTTCGCCATCGCCGATCTGGTGATTCAACGGCTCGATGGGCGGCTCCAGGTCCGCACCCGGGATGGGCGCGAGCGGTGGGACCTCATCGCCTTCCTCGACGCCCTGCTGTCCAGTCCCCGTATCTCGATGCTGCCCGCCGCCTCGCACACGCCCCGTATCACCGTGGATGGCGTCGTCGTGTGGCGCGAGAGCTGGCAGTTCACGCCGGAGGACATGGCCTTCGCCCATCGCGAGTCCGCGCTGGAGCGGTTCGCCGGGGCCCGGGAGCTGGCCCTCGCCCATGGCCTGCCCCGGTTCATGTTCGTCAAGGCCTCGGCCGAGAAGAAGCCCTGCTACCTCGACCTGTGCAGCCCGCTCTACGTCGAGAACCTGGCGCACCTGGTCCGCCGCTCCACCTCCATCACGCTGAGCGAGATGATCCCCGCCCCCGACGAGTGCTGGCTGTCGGATGCCCGGGGCGACACCTACACCTGCGAGCTGCGCATCGTGGCCGTGGATCCAGAGCCGTGGTCCCCGCGCCGGGTCCCCGAGTCGCAAACCCCCACCGCGAGGCCCGAATGA
- a CDS encoding sigma-54-dependent transcriptional regulator, with product MSPSSQPLSSPANRVLVVDDDLELCELISLRLEAQGMRVSIVPTGQQALARVDRGEVDAMVLDLRLGDADGLEILALARERIPELPVVILTAHGTIETAVEAMRRGAYGFLTKPFQDHELVQKLVHALERTTLQREVDDLRRIVAGVPRERLIGGSPAITQVRAHIARVAPSDATVLVLGESGTGKELAARLLHGLSRRAHGPFVAVNCGALPPELLESELFGHVKGAFTGATQSREGLFGAARGGTLFLDEVGEAPPSVQVKLLRVLQERRYTRVGSSTEEEADVRVVAATNRDLREEVEVRRFREDLYYRLCVVPITMPSLRERPEDIPLLAQLFLERAAAHNGMRVPRLSADALQILRDYSWPGNVRELLNVMEAAVLLAASEELRAEHLIHLVQPSPRSEHPSAEESAPGASTPRLLGTEAPLPTLREARDAFERDYLIEALRRCGGNVSAAARMAGRNRTDFYELLRRHGLSAADFKDMSNGR from the coding sequence ATGAGCCCGTCCTCCCAGCCCCTGTCCTCTCCCGCCAACCGCGTGCTGGTGGTGGATGATGACCTCGAGCTGTGTGAGCTCATCTCCCTGCGCCTGGAGGCACAGGGGATGCGGGTGTCGATCGTCCCCACGGGCCAGCAGGCGCTCGCGCGGGTGGATCGCGGCGAGGTCGACGCGATGGTGCTCGACCTCCGGTTGGGAGACGCGGATGGCCTGGAGATTCTCGCCCTGGCGCGCGAGCGCATCCCGGAGCTGCCGGTGGTCATCCTCACCGCGCACGGGACCATCGAGACGGCGGTGGAGGCCATGCGCCGGGGCGCCTATGGCTTCCTCACCAAGCCCTTCCAGGACCACGAGCTGGTGCAGAAGCTGGTGCACGCGCTCGAGCGCACGACCTTGCAACGCGAGGTGGACGACCTGCGCCGCATCGTGGCCGGCGTTCCTCGCGAGCGGCTGATTGGCGGAAGTCCGGCCATCACCCAGGTGCGTGCGCACATCGCCCGGGTGGCGCCGTCGGATGCCACGGTATTGGTGCTCGGCGAGTCGGGCACGGGCAAGGAGCTCGCCGCGCGGTTGCTGCATGGGCTCTCCCGTCGCGCGCACGGGCCCTTCGTCGCGGTGAATTGCGGGGCGCTGCCTCCGGAGCTGCTGGAGAGTGAGCTGTTCGGCCACGTGAAGGGGGCCTTCACCGGCGCCACCCAGTCGCGCGAGGGGCTCTTCGGGGCCGCTCGGGGCGGGACGCTCTTCCTCGACGAGGTGGGGGAGGCGCCTCCCAGCGTGCAGGTGAAGCTGCTGCGGGTGTTGCAGGAGCGGCGCTACACCCGGGTGGGCTCGAGCACCGAGGAGGAGGCGGACGTGCGGGTGGTGGCGGCCACCAACCGGGATCTCCGCGAGGAGGTGGAGGTGCGGCGCTTCCGCGAGGATCTCTACTACCGGCTGTGCGTGGTGCCGATCACCATGCCGTCGTTGCGCGAGCGCCCGGAGGATATTCCGCTGCTGGCCCAGCTCTTCCTGGAGCGGGCCGCGGCACACAACGGGATGCGGGTGCCGCGCCTGAGCGCGGATGCCCTCCAGATTCTGCGGGACTACTCGTGGCCGGGCAACGTGCGCGAGCTGCTCAACGTGATGGAGGCAGCCGTCCTGCTGGCGGCCTCCGAGGAGCTGCGGGCGGAGCATTTGATCCACCTCGTGCAGCCGTCCCCTCGCTCCGAGCACCCATCGGCGGAGGAGAGCGCACCCGGTGCCAGCACTCCCCGATTGCTCGGGACCGAGGCCCCGCTGCCCACCCTCCGCGAGGCGCGTGACGCCTTCGAGCGCGACTACCTGATCGAGGCCCTGCGTCGCTGCGGAGGGAACGTGAGCGCCGCGGCACGCATGGCGGGGCGCAACCGCACCGACTTCTACGAGCTGCTGCGCCGGCACGGTCTGTCGGCCGCGGACTTCAAGGACATGAGCAACGGGCGTTGA
- a CDS encoding SulP family inorganic anion transporter, with the protein MLEQHSPGAADRLRLLWQDWKQMVSPKTLGQDLSGAITVACVALPLNLALAVASGLPASVGLISGAIAGVVAGLLGGARLQVTGPEAALVPIVLLLVQRHGIEGMVVATLLCGLLQIMLGLMRVGRLAKLLPAPVVRGFMAGIGLILLNVQLPRLLGLPKSTGSLSSLLTQGGALPVHWGGLALGVLVIVCMVGLPRVQRRVPSVLVGLVVATAIGALLGPELARVGSLPPGLPPPQLPSLEGVDWRALLPDVLSLAILASLGSLMSASAIDQFPGFEKNQTDHDQELMAQGMANLASSLFGGMPVMGAIVRSSVAIQAGARTRAATVLHAILLLGVCLVAGQLVARVPIAALAGILVVVGVRLLDLKGVRALWEKERPQVAVVAVTASVIASVDLLLGLGAGVALSIGLVLMRRPRTEVQTRILRLDGRPYFRSLGAAAAGQDDRPPLQRIRVRGPLDFLSPGVLNTALANHPSPRYLVLDLSAVPYMDATGLQAVLDLRESVVVREGMVVVVARNEVAKMIEQGGFPRNTPSASLVPSYDEALEHIARSHKDTVPTGAHGEPPPVNA; encoded by the coding sequence ATGCTCGAACAACACTCGCCTGGAGCCGCGGATCGCCTTCGCCTGCTGTGGCAGGACTGGAAGCAGATGGTGTCGCCCAAAACGCTCGGGCAGGATCTGTCCGGAGCCATCACGGTGGCGTGCGTGGCGCTTCCGCTCAATCTCGCGCTCGCGGTGGCCTCGGGGCTGCCAGCCAGCGTGGGCCTCATCAGTGGAGCAATCGCCGGAGTCGTGGCCGGACTGTTGGGAGGTGCCCGCCTGCAGGTGACGGGGCCCGAGGCGGCGCTGGTGCCCATCGTGCTCCTCCTGGTTCAACGCCATGGAATCGAAGGCATGGTCGTGGCCACCCTGCTCTGCGGGCTCCTCCAGATCATGCTCGGACTGATGCGGGTGGGCCGGCTGGCGAAGCTGCTCCCCGCACCAGTGGTGCGTGGGTTCATGGCGGGTATCGGGTTGATCCTCCTCAACGTCCAGCTGCCCAGACTGCTGGGGTTGCCGAAGAGCACCGGCTCGCTCTCCTCGCTGCTCACCCAGGGAGGCGCATTGCCCGTGCACTGGGGTGGCCTCGCCCTCGGAGTGTTGGTGATTGTCTGCATGGTGGGCCTGCCCCGGGTGCAACGGCGGGTGCCCTCGGTGTTGGTGGGGCTCGTGGTCGCCACGGCGATTGGCGCACTGCTGGGTCCGGAGCTGGCGCGCGTGGGGAGCCTGCCCCCGGGACTGCCTCCGCCTCAGTTGCCCTCGCTGGAGGGAGTGGACTGGCGCGCGCTTCTTCCCGACGTCCTCTCGCTCGCCATCCTCGCGTCCCTGGGCTCGCTGATGTCGGCCAGCGCCATTGATCAGTTCCCCGGGTTCGAGAAGAACCAGACCGACCATGATCAGGAGCTGATGGCGCAGGGAATGGCGAACCTCGCGTCCTCGCTCTTCGGCGGCATGCCGGTGATGGGCGCCATCGTCCGCTCCTCGGTTGCCATCCAGGCGGGAGCCCGCACCCGCGCGGCGACCGTGCTCCATGCGATCCTGCTGCTCGGGGTGTGCCTCGTGGCCGGACAGCTCGTCGCTCGCGTGCCCATCGCCGCCCTGGCGGGCATCCTCGTGGTCGTCGGCGTGCGGTTGCTGGATCTGAAGGGAGTGCGCGCGCTGTGGGAGAAGGAGCGCCCCCAGGTGGCGGTGGTCGCGGTGACCGCGTCCGTCATCGCCTCGGTGGATCTCCTGCTCGGGCTCGGCGCGGGAGTGGCGCTCTCCATCGGGCTGGTCCTGATGAGGCGGCCTCGCACGGAGGTCCAGACGCGCATCCTGCGGTTGGATGGACGCCCCTACTTCCGCAGCCTGGGCGCGGCCGCCGCCGGGCAGGATGATCGGCCGCCGCTCCAGCGCATCCGCGTCCGCGGGCCGCTCGACTTCCTCTCCCCGGGCGTCCTCAATACGGCGCTCGCCAATCATCCCTCCCCGAGGTACCTCGTGCTCGATCTCTCCGCGGTGCCCTACATGGACGCGACGGGCCTTCAGGCCGTGTTGGATCTCCGGGAGAGCGTCGTCGTACGCGAGGGGATGGTCGTCGTGGTCGCCCGGAACGAGGTGGCCAAGATGATCGAGCAGGGGGGATTCCCTCGGAACACTCCGTCGGCCAGCCTGGTGCCCTCGTATGACGAGGCGCTCGAGCACATCGCCCGGAGTCACAAGGACACCGTTCCCACGGGAGCGCATGGGGAGCCGCCGCCCGTCAATGCCTGA